A part of Thermococcus sp. SY098 genomic DNA contains:
- a CDS encoding MFS transporter: MSLEKYRGFSRDAKLVVAYSFFGWLGGNIAWFILPFYLKSLGMDFTKIGILFSLSTIVQAALLLISGQISIRLGYKRTILLSLSLIFIARLIQVSVPVFWALALSSVIAGIAMALEWPSLMALLSGEVSEEKRHYLFTLNSALGTAGAAFGMLLGGILPKVLDGTNPYRRTLFFAALLILIQIILMSFVSPVLGKEERKLKLRRELLVKIAKFSLPSALIGLGAGVTIPYMGLYFNLKFGTSLESIGGLFALQQLVMALGMFSMPLLADKIGSVKTIVSFNGSATALIIALPLAPSFPIASIIYIVRTILMNIVNPIWDAFMMKFFTREERATSIALRSFAWTSTFGLGQYLGGIIFDRSLVFPFLITGFLYAASIVIFWMFFAGYEERVISNGTSL, encoded by the coding sequence ATGAGCCTTGAAAAATACAGAGGATTCAGCAGGGATGCAAAGTTAGTTGTAGCCTATTCTTTCTTTGGCTGGTTAGGGGGCAACATAGCATGGTTTATTCTGCCGTTCTATCTTAAATCCCTTGGAATGGACTTTACAAAAATTGGGATTTTGTTCTCCCTATCAACAATAGTTCAAGCTGCTCTTTTACTAATTTCCGGGCAAATCAGCATTAGGCTTGGCTACAAAAGGACAATCTTGCTTTCATTATCCCTAATTTTCATCGCTCGCTTGATTCAGGTCTCTGTTCCAGTATTCTGGGCTTTGGCACTGTCATCCGTAATTGCTGGAATAGCTATGGCACTTGAATGGCCTTCTTTGATGGCTCTGCTCAGTGGAGAGGTAAGCGAAGAGAAGCGGCACTATCTGTTTACTCTAAACAGCGCTCTCGGAACAGCGGGAGCAGCCTTTGGAATGCTCTTAGGAGGGATACTGCCAAAAGTTCTGGATGGAACAAACCCATATAGGAGAACTCTGTTCTTTGCAGCTCTTCTAATTTTGATCCAAATAATATTGATGTCCTTCGTCTCTCCAGTGCTTGGAAAAGAAGAGAGGAAGCTTAAGCTCAGGAGAGAGCTGTTGGTAAAAATAGCAAAGTTTTCACTCCCATCAGCTTTAATTGGTTTGGGTGCGGGAGTGACGATCCCATATATGGGACTCTACTTCAACTTGAAGTTTGGGACGAGCTTAGAGAGCATAGGTGGACTCTTTGCACTACAGCAGCTTGTCATGGCACTGGGAATGTTCTCCATGCCCCTCTTAGCTGACAAAATTGGAAGTGTGAAAACAATAGTGAGCTTTAACGGAAGTGCCACAGCTTTGATAATTGCCCTCCCGCTTGCTCCAAGCTTCCCGATAGCTTCGATCATTTACATAGTTAGAACAATCCTCATGAACATCGTCAACCCAATATGGGATGCCTTCATGATGAAGTTCTTCACAAGGGAAGAGAGAGCAACTTCAATAGCACTGAGAAGCTTTGCTTGGACCTCAACCTTTGGACTCGGGCAGTATTTGGGAGGAATCATCTTTGACAGATCTTTAGTATTCCCTTTCCTCATAACCGGGTTTCTGTATGCGGCATCCATAGTTATATTTTGGATGTTCTTTGCTGGATATGAGGAAAGAGTTATAAGCAACGGCACATCTCTTTAA
- a CDS encoding DHH family phosphoesterase, protein MAVKDCPECHGTGKVKVGEKECEVCNGWGYVPADFKLGEHLKGYKNLDYFGVDEEVDEIPCPECHGKGVVPVYDTCPTCGGTGRVLACDICGKVKEPWEPGMETTWVCPECERKFKIVYILDKTCDYEDVEIGRIYKGVIDRVERFGVFVKLNPHVVGLIKRKDLLGGKEYKPGMEILVQVLDVRPEKREIDFIESALRQYKEVVVRKELPVTPIEQLSEELAGKTVRIRGKIIQVQVTGGPTVFTITDGTGITWAAAFEAPGVRAYPNINVGDIVEIIGKVSFHAGEIQIEISDMSRLWGPEAAEVKKRIEEELDKKAQPEDVGFLVESEVLEKLKPKIMKAAFMIRRAIYEGRPILLRHHADTDGYVSGLALESAIVPLLKEVSPDPEAEWHLFKRRPSRAPFYELEDVLKDIIFAVEDSMKFGEPLPLVVIVDNGGTTEDIPAYRRLKAYGVPIVVIDHHDPRDFISEDKAAVDEWVDVHVNPHLVKRGYYELTAGMLATELARFINPKVEDKIKHLPAIAGTGDRSKAPEFEQYLKIAKETKGLEEEDLKKIAEVIDHEAYYWKFMDGKGIIEEILLLTGNLQRHRKLIDAIYPEVRAKQEKVLKASLPHVKSILLPNGIRFNTIDIELYAPKFEYPSPGKLSGLIHDHFKEKYGEDSPILTLAYGPDFAVIRASDGMAAYGFDLNGIIKILQEKLPDAGVEGGGHSYAGSIKFFEGKRKEVLEEFAKQVVKLKKNA, encoded by the coding sequence ATGGCAGTTAAAGACTGCCCAGAGTGCCATGGAACTGGGAAAGTGAAAGTAGGCGAGAAGGAGTGTGAGGTCTGCAACGGATGGGGCTACGTTCCAGCTGATTTTAAATTAGGCGAGCATTTAAAGGGCTACAAAAACCTTGATTATTTTGGTGTTGACGAGGAAGTTGACGAGATCCCTTGCCCAGAGTGCCATGGAAAAGGCGTCGTGCCAGTTTATGACACATGCCCAACCTGTGGGGGGACTGGGAGGGTTTTAGCCTGTGATATCTGCGGGAAAGTGAAAGAGCCTTGGGAACCTGGTATGGAGACAACTTGGGTGTGTCCAGAATGTGAGAGGAAGTTTAAAATTGTATACATTCTTGACAAGACATGTGATTATGAAGACGTTGAAATCGGAAGGATTTACAAAGGTGTTATTGATAGAGTAGAGCGCTTTGGGGTTTTTGTTAAGCTCAATCCTCACGTTGTTGGTTTAATCAAGCGTAAGGATCTGCTTGGAGGAAAAGAATACAAGCCCGGAATGGAAATTTTGGTTCAAGTTTTAGATGTCAGACCAGAGAAGAGGGAAATAGACTTCATTGAATCTGCATTAAGACAGTACAAGGAAGTAGTTGTGAGAAAGGAGTTGCCTGTCACTCCAATCGAACAGCTCAGCGAAGAATTAGCGGGAAAGACTGTAAGAATTAGAGGAAAGATAATCCAAGTGCAAGTTACAGGTGGGCCAACGGTATTCACAATAACAGATGGAACCGGGATAACTTGGGCAGCGGCTTTTGAAGCCCCGGGCGTTAGGGCATATCCCAACATAAACGTTGGGGATATTGTTGAGATCATTGGAAAAGTGTCATTCCACGCTGGTGAGATTCAGATAGAGATAAGCGACATGTCAAGACTGTGGGGACCTGAGGCGGCTGAGGTCAAGAAGAGGATTGAAGAAGAGCTTGACAAAAAAGCACAGCCAGAAGATGTGGGATTTTTAGTTGAAAGTGAAGTTTTGGAGAAGCTTAAGCCAAAAATTATGAAAGCTGCTTTCATGATCAGGAGAGCAATCTATGAAGGTAGACCCATTTTGCTCAGGCACCACGCAGATACAGATGGTTATGTCTCGGGATTGGCTCTGGAGAGTGCCATAGTTCCTCTCTTAAAGGAGGTATCACCAGACCCAGAGGCTGAGTGGCATCTCTTCAAGAGAAGACCATCAAGGGCACCGTTCTATGAGCTTGAGGACGTTTTGAAGGACATAATCTTTGCTGTCGAGGATTCGATGAAGTTCGGTGAACCTCTGCCGTTAGTTGTGATAGTTGACAACGGCGGAACAACCGAGGATATTCCAGCATACAGGAGGTTAAAGGCATATGGAGTTCCAATCGTTGTCATCGATCACCACGATCCAAGAGATTTCATAAGTGAAGACAAAGCGGCAGTTGATGAATGGGTTGATGTTCACGTCAATCCTCACCTTGTCAAAAGAGGCTACTATGAGCTGACAGCTGGAATGCTTGCAACTGAGCTTGCAAGGTTCATTAACCCAAAGGTAGAGGATAAGATAAAGCACCTCCCGGCCATAGCTGGAACTGGAGATAGGAGCAAAGCTCCAGAATTTGAGCAGTATTTAAAGATCGCAAAGGAAACAAAAGGGCTGGAAGAGGAAGATTTAAAGAAGATTGCCGAAGTTATTGATCATGAAGCTTATTACTGGAAGTTCATGGATGGAAAGGGGATAATTGAGGAGATCCTGCTATTAACCGGAAATCTCCAAAGACACAGAAAGCTTATTGACGCAATTTACCCTGAAGTTAGGGCAAAACAAGAGAAGGTTCTCAAAGCTTCCTTGCCGCATGTAAAGAGCATTCTTCTGCCGAATGGGATAAGGTTCAACACAATTGACATTGAGCTTTATGCTCCAAAGTTTGAGTATCCATCACCAGGAAAGCTCAGCGGTTTAATCCATGATCACTTCAAGGAGAAGTACGGGGAGGATTCACCAATATTGACCTTGGCATATGGCCCGGACTTTGCAGTGATTAGGGCAAGTGATGGCATGGCAGCTTATGGATTCGACCTCAATGGAATTATTAAGATCCTTCAGGAGAAGCTCCCGGATGCTGGGGTAGAAGGAGGAGGACATAGCTATGCTGGCTCAATAAAGTTCTTTGAGGGCAAGAGGAAGGAAGTTCTTGAGGAGTTTGCAAAGCAGGTTGTTAAGTTAAAGAAAAATGCTTAA